In Aneurinibacillus migulanus, the genomic window ATAAGCACTTTACCTGTAGCAGTGCTATGTCCGATCCCCTGTCCGCGTGCAACCACATCGCCTACAATATGGACTTTCAGCAAGTTAGTCGTTCCCGGTTCACGTACTGGGACACCTGCCGTAATAACCACCAGGTCACCGCGTTTTACGATACCAGAGCGAACCGCTGTACGCACAGAGCTATCAAGCATCTCATCCGTGCTTTCCGTTGGTTCACTATGAAGCGGAATTACACCCCAGACAAGCGCCAGCTTACGGCAGACGTGCAGGTTCGGTGTCACAGCAATAATTGGCGCTTTCGGGCGGAATTTGGATACGATGCGTGCCGTATGGCCACTCTCCGTCGCAGTAATAATAGCTTGCGCATCCAAGTCAAAAGCTACATTCGCTACCGCCTGGCTAAGTGCGTCCGGAATGACGGTTTGCTTGGCAACGGAATTCGTATGCAGAATTTCACGGTATGCAAGCGCCGTTTCTGTTCGCTCGGCAATCCGTTTCATTGTTTCTACAGCTTCTACCGGATATTTACCCGCAGCGGTCTCCCCTGACAGCATAATGGCATCCGTTCCGTCAAAAATCGCGTTCGCGACATCGCTCGCTTCTGCGCGGGTAGGACGAGGATTGCGCTGCATAGAATCCAACATTTGCGTTGCAGTAATAACCGGCTTTCCGACTTCATTGCAGCGACGAATCAATTCTTTTTGTACAAGAGGTACTTCTTCAGCCGGAATTTCCACACCAAGATCTCCACGCGCCACCATCAATCCGTCAGAGACAGCCAGAATATCCGCTGCATTATTCACTCCTTCATGGTTTTCAATTTTGGAGATAATGTGAATATCTGCATTATGACGTTCAAGGATTTCGCGGATTTCCAACACATCCTCTGCTTTGCGAACGAAGGAGGCTGCGATGATATCGATCCCCTGCTCAATGCCAAATTCGATGTCTTTTGCATCTTTTTCCGTAATACCTGGAAGTCCAATCTGTACTCCTGGTACGTTAACCCCTTTTCTATCTTTCAGCGTTCCGCCATTGCGAATATGGCAATGAATATCCTTACCTTCGATCTTTTCGACCGTTAACCCGATTAATCCGTCATCGATAAGAATTGTACACCCTGGATGGACATCTTGTGGAAGTCCTTCATATGTCACCGACACGCGCTTCTCATTGCCTTTGATTTCTTCTGTGGTCAATACAATTGTCTGGCCTTCTACAAGCTCCACAGATGGCTTTTCCAATACACCTGTACGAATTTCAGGTCCTTTCGTATCCAGCAGAATCGCCACGTTCCTTCCGAGCTCTGAAGCCGCCTGGCGAATCGTAGCAATCCGCTCGCCGTGTTCCTCATGGGAGCCATGGGAAAAGTTTAGGCGGGCTACATTCATTCCCGCTTCCATTAACGCTTTCAGCGTTTCAATCGATTCACTTGCAGGACCAATAGTACATACAATCTTTGTTTTTCGCATCGTTTGCGGACCTCCTAGATAGATTCTGTGAGAGCTGCATACTGTCCTATCGACTTGTACTTCTCATAGCGATCGTCGATTAGTTCCTTCCGGCTCATGTCTTTCAATTCAGCCAAATGCCGGGTCAGCACTGCATGAAGTGAAGCTGCCGTTTCCTTGAGATGGCGATGCGCGCCACCAATCGGCTCAGGTACGATCTCATCCACTACGCCTAATTCATGCAAATCGTTTGCTGTGATTTTCATCGACTCGGCAGCACGTTGTGCCTGGGACGAATCCTTCCACAGGATCGATGCCGCCCCTTCCGGTGAAATAACAGAGTAAAAAGCATTTTCCATCATCAACAGACGATTGCCCACACCGAGCGCTAGCGCGCCGCCGCTGCCACCTTCTCCGGTTACGACACATAGTATCGGTACCCCGAATGAGGCCATCTCACGCAGATTGCGGGCAATTGCTTCGCTTTGCCCACGCTCTTCCGCTGCCTTTCCAGGATATGCCCCCTGCGTATTGATGAAACAAATTATCGGACGGTTAAACTTGTCCGCTTGCTGCATCAAACGCAACGCCTTTCGAAAACCTTCCGGATGAGGGCTGCCAAAGTTACGCGCGATGTTCTCTTTTGTGTCCCGGCCCTTCTGGTGTCCTACTACCGTAACCGGCTGTCCGTTAAATTTAGCAATCCCACCGACAATTGCAGCATCTTCACCATAAAAACGGTCCCCATGCAGCTCGATGAAATCGGTAAATAGCTCGCCGATTAAATCAAGCGTAGTAGGACGTTCCGGGTGCCGAGCCAGCATTACTCGCTGCCATGGAGTCAGGTTTCCATATATCTCCTGAGCCAGCGACTTAGCTCTTGCCTCTAATTTTATAATCTCATCCGTGAAATCGATATGCTTCTCTTGAGTAAACTTGCGCAGCTCTTCAATTTTCGCGTCCAATTCCAGAAGCGGCTTCTCAAATGGTAATTCTGCGGCCATTAGTTTGCCCTCCTTTCCGTATGCATATCAAGAATCGTCACCAGAGTATCACGTAATTCTTTACGGGGAATGACTTTGTCAAGTTGCCCTTTCTTCAGAAGAAATTCCGCTGTCTGGAAATCTTCCGGCAGCTCCTGACGAATGGTCTGCATAATAATACGTCGTCCCGCAAAGCCGATTAATGCACCAGGCTCAGCAAAATTATAATCGCCAAGCGAAGCAAAGCTTGCAGATACGCCCCCGGTCGTAGGGTTGGTCATGACGGAGATGTATAATCCTTTTGCCGCATCCAGCTTGGCAAGTGCGGCGCTCGTTTTTGCCATCTGCATCAGGCTCAATACGCCTTCCTGCATACGCGCGCCACCAGAAGCGGAGAACAGAATGAATGGGTAGCGCTTTTCA contains:
- the pyk gene encoding pyruvate kinase; this encodes MRKTKIVCTIGPASESIETLKALMEAGMNVARLNFSHGSHEEHGERIATIRQAASELGRNVAILLDTKGPEIRTGVLEKPSVELVEGQTIVLTTEEIKGNEKRVSVTYEGLPQDVHPGCTILIDDGLIGLTVEKIEGKDIHCHIRNGGTLKDRKGVNVPGVQIGLPGITEKDAKDIEFGIEQGIDIIAASFVRKAEDVLEIREILERHNADIHIISKIENHEGVNNAADILAVSDGLMVARGDLGVEIPAEEVPLVQKELIRRCNEVGKPVITATQMLDSMQRNPRPTRAEASDVANAIFDGTDAIMLSGETAAGKYPVEAVETMKRIAERTETALAYREILHTNSVAKQTVIPDALSQAVANVAFDLDAQAIITATESGHTARIVSKFRPKAPIIAVTPNLHVCRKLALVWGVIPLHSEPTESTDEMLDSSVRTAVRSGIVKRGDLVVITAGVPVREPGTTNLLKVHIVGDVVARGQGIGHSTATGKVLIAKDGTETPPVEGTNFIVVAKATDREMMPLIQKASALVIEEGGLTSHAAVVGLNLGIPVIVGVANAVQLFANGDEVTVDSSSGCIYAGFARIL
- a CDS encoding acetyl-CoA carboxylase carboxyltransferase subunit alpha, whose protein sequence is MAAELPFEKPLLELDAKIEELRKFTQEKHIDFTDEIIKLEARAKSLAQEIYGNLTPWQRVMLARHPERPTTLDLIGELFTDFIELHGDRFYGEDAAIVGGIAKFNGQPVTVVGHQKGRDTKENIARNFGSPHPEGFRKALRLMQQADKFNRPIICFINTQGAYPGKAAEERGQSEAIARNLREMASFGVPILCVVTGEGGSGGALALGVGNRLLMMENAFYSVISPEGAASILWKDSSQAQRAAESMKITANDLHELGVVDEIVPEPIGGAHRHLKETAASLHAVLTRHLAELKDMSRKELIDDRYEKYKSIGQYAALTESI